Within the Herbaspirillum sp. RTI4 genome, the region ATAAGCCTTTGCCGGCTGATGCGGCTGATTTGGCTTTGTCGCGTCTGGCTCGTCTGGAAAATAGTACCGGTTCAGAGCGCGTGCAGGATGTGGCCAACGACATCCGCTCCACCATGCAGCATTATTGCGGCGTGTTCCGGACGGATGAGTTGCTCACTGAAGGCTACAAGAAGGTCATGGAGCTGGATGAGCGACGCAAGCAAGTGTCGTTCAAGGACAAGTCCAAAGTATTCAATACTGCCCGTATCGAAGCACTGGAACTGGACAACCTGATCGAAACCGCTAAGGCAACCATTTCGTCGGCAGTCGCGCGTAAAGAGTCCCGTGGCGCGCATGCGCACCGCGACTACGAAAAACGCGACGATGAAAACTGGCTCAAGCATTCGCTCTGGTATTCCGAGGGGAATCGTCTCGACTACAAGCCGGTCAATCTGACCCCGCTGACTGTCGAATCGTTTAAACCTAAAGCACGTACTTTCTAAGAGGTCGATCAATGACACGCACGCTGCAATTTAAAATTTATCGTTACGATCCGGACAAGGACGAAAAGCCTTACATGCAGGACCTGACCGTCGAACTCAAGCCGACCGACAAGATGCTGCTCGATGCATTGCAGCGGATCAAGGCCGATGTCGATGACTCATTGGCGCTGCGCCGCTCTTGCCGTGAAGGCGTCTGCGGTTCCGACGCCATGAATATCAACGGCAAAAACGGTCTGGCTTGCACCACCAATCTGAACGAGCTGACTCAGCCTATCGTTCTGAAGCCACTGCCAGGTTTGCCGGTGATTCGCGATCTGATCGTCGACATGACCAATTTTTTCAAGCAATACGATTCGGTGAAGCCATTCCTGATCAACGACAACGTACCGCCGGAAAAAGAACGTCTGCAAACGCCGGAACAGCGCGAAGAACTCGATGGCTTGTATGAGTGCATTCTGTGCGCATGCTGTTCGACTTCCTGCCCGTCCTTCTGGTGGAATCCCGACAAGTTCGTCGGTCCTGCCGGGTTGCTGCAGGCATATCGTTTTATTGCGGATAGCCGCGATGAAGCGACTGCCGAACGCCTGGATAATCTGGAAGATCCATACCGTCTGTTCCGTTGCCGCTCGATCATGAATTGCGTTGACGTCTGTCCTAAGGGTCTCAACCCGAATGCAGCCATCGGCAAAATCAAGGAAATGTTGGTACGTCGGGCTGTTTAGTTTTTGTCCTGTCTTGTTTTATGCCATGATCGGGGCGGCGTATGTTGTTGCCGCTCCGCATGGCCGTTATCGATAAGTGAATTAATTTATGTCAGTCACGCATCAAGCCGATCCTCTTAACCGCGCCCGTTTGCGTTGGCGCGCCCGTCGTGGCCTGCTTGAAAACGACCTGATGCTCACGCGCTTCCTGGATGCGCATGAAATCGAGATGACCGACGAAGAAGTCGATGCATTTTCCCGCCTGATGGATATGCCGGATAATGATTTGATGGACTTGCTGCTGGTACGTAAGGAGCCGCAAGCCGCGCTGGATGTGCCTCAAGTCCACGCACTGTTAAAGAAGATGCGCACGGTCTAGCCGATGCGCGCACCGGCGCAGGGCAAGCTTTCCGTTTATCGGAGCGGGCTTGCAGCGCATGGTACAAGAAAAAAGTTTGCCCCTATTTTTGCAAGTCTATGTGTTTGAAATTCGATTCACCATCTCAGCAGAGGAAGAACCATGCCTAATTCGGATACAAAAGCAACCTTGTCGTTCTCTGACGGCAGCCCATCAATAGAATTTCCGATCTATAAAGGCACCGTAGGTCCTGACGTTATCGATATCCGCAAGTTGTACGCCGGTACCGGTAAATTCACCTACGATCCCGGCTTCATGTCGACTGCAGCGTGTAATTCGTCGATTACTTACATCGACGGCGACAAGGGTGAATTGCTGTATCGCGGTTATCCGATCGAGCAGCTGGCCGTTAATTGCGATTTTCTCGAAACCTGTTATTTGCTGTTGCATAGCGAGTTGCCTAATGCGGAGCAAAAAGAGGAATTCGTGAAAATGGTGACCGAGCACACGATGGTGCACGAGCAAATGAATTTCTTTTTCCGTGGCTTCCGCCGCGATGCCCATCCGATGGCCGTCCTGACCGGTTCGGTCGGCGCACTGTCTGCGTTCTACCATGACTCGCTTGATATCACCGATCCTTATCACCGTGATGTCTCGGCAATCCGCATGATTGCCAAACTGCCGACCTTGGTCGCGATGGCATACAAATACACCATTGGTCAGCCGTTCGTGTATCCACGCAACGACCTGTCTTACAGCGCCAATTTCATGCGCATGATGTTCGCTAATCCTTGCGAAGAATACAAAATCAATGAAGTGCTGGTACGTGCGCTCGATCGTATCCTGATCCTGCATGCAGACCATGAGCAAAATGCATCGACCTCGACAGTTCGCCTGGCCGGTTCTTCTGGCGCGAATCCATTCGCTTGTATCGCAGCCGGTATTGCGTGTCTGTGGGGTCCTGCTCACGGCGGTGCCAACGAAGCGGCATTGACTATGTTGGAACAGATCGGCTCGGTCGATAATATTCCTGAGTTCATCAGCCAGGTGAAAGACAAGAACTCCGGCGTCAAGCTGATGGGTTTTGGTCACCGCGTCTACAAGAATTACGATCCACGCGCCAAACTGATGCGTGAAACCTGCTATGAAGTACTGGAAGAACTGGGATTGCATGACGACCCATTATTCAAGCTGGCCATGGCGCTCGAAAAAATTGCGCTGGAAGATGATTATTTCGTTTCGCGCAAGCTGTATCCGAATGTGGACTTCTACTCCGGCATCGTCCAACGCGCGCTGGGTATCCCGACATCGATGTTCACCTGTATTTTTGCTATGGCACGTACTGTCGGCTGGATTGCGCAATGGAAAGAAATGATTTCCGATCCAGAGCAAAAAATCGGACGTCCACGTCAATTGTTTGTTGGCGAGCCGCATCGCGACGTTACCAAGATCACTGATCGCGCTTAAGTTTTCTTAAGCGTCTTTTCGGTATGTTGGGAAGTAGATTTTTGTTTTCATTAATACAGTAACAACGAGGCAGCTATCAACCGCTGCCGATTGACCCGCCATCCTGCCTCGTCAGCATGGCGGGTTTTTCTATGGCGTCGTAGGAAATGTATTGCTTTAAACTTTGATAGCTAAGGGCTTTTATTGTTATAAAGGGCTATAATCTAAAGCTATTCGCCGGATACTAGAAATCCAGGCGAATACAAGTCCTTCCCCACATCTTGATGTGCAATCCGCTAACCGGTCAGGCCGTGTCGCGGAAGGTTAAACAACCCGCTAATCTCGCGAAACGCGAAGAAAGGTGAGCAGAATGACGCGTATATACGAGCAATACAATGCCAACTCCTATCTGTCTGGAGGAAATGCCCCGTACATAGAAGAATTGTATGAGGCCTATCTCAATAATCCAGGTTCGGTATCAGACAGCTGGCGTACTTACTTCGATGCCATCCAGCATTTGCCTGCAACTGACGGCACCAACAAACCCGATGTGGCGCATGCGCCCGTCATTGCTTCCTTCGCAGAACGCGCCAAGCAGGGACCGATCCGTACCGTGGTCGCTTCCGCTGATTCTGAAATGGGTCGCAAGCGTGTTGCGGTAACGCAACTGATCGCTGGTTACCGCGATATGGGTTCGCGCTTCGCGAACCTCGATCCGCTGCAACGCCAGGAACGTCCTCATATTCCCGAACTCGATCCCAGCTTCTACGGCTTTTCCGATGCCGATCTGGACATCGTCTTCAATATCAACAACACGTATTTCGGCACGGAGACCGCATCGCTGCGCGACCTGCTCAATTCTTTGCGCGAAACTTACTGCCGTTCCATCGGTGCCGAGTTCACCTACATCAGCGATCCGACCGAAGTGCGCTGGATTCAGGAACGTCTGGAACCGACCCGCTCGCTGCCGGCTTTCACGGTCGAAAAGAAAAAACACATTCTCGATCGTCTGACCGCAGCCGAAGGCCTGGAGCGCTATCTGCATACGCGCTACGTCGGTCAAAAACGTTTCTCGCTCGAAGGCGGAGAAAGTTTCATCGCTTCCCTGGATGAGACGATTCAACGCGCAGGTGCCAACGGCGTCCAGGAAATCGTGATCGGCATGGCCCATCGCGGCCGTCTGAACGTGCTGGTCAATACGCTGGGCAAGACGCCGCAAGAACTGTTCTCCGAATTTGAAGGCCATCACGCCGACGACCTGCCTGCCGGCGACGTCAAATACCATCAGGGTTTCTCCTCCGACATCAGCACCCCGGGCGGTCCGGTGCATCTCTCGCTGGCGTTCAATCCATCGCATCTGGAAATCGTCAACCCGGTAGTGGAAGGTTCGTGCAAAGCGCGTATGGAACGTCGCGGCGACAAGGATGGCTCCCAAGTGCTGCCTATCCTGGTCCACGGCGATGCCGCTTTTGCCGGGCAGGGCGTGGTCATGGAAACGCTGAATCTGGCGCAAACTCGCGGTTACAGCACCGGCGGCACCGTGCATATCGTGATTAACAACCAGATCGGTTTCACGACTTCCGATCCGCGCGATTCCCGCTCGACCCTGTATTGCTCCGACGTCGTCAAGATGATCGAAGCGCCTGTGCTGCACGTCAATGGCGACGATCCTGAAGCCGTCGTGTTCGCCACCCAAATCGCTGTCGATTACCGCATGACCTTCAAGAAGGACATCGTGGTCGACATCATTTGCTTCCGCAAACTGGGCCATAACGAGCAAGACACACCTGCGCTGACGCAGCCGCTGATGTACAAGAAAATTGCACAGCATCCCGGCACCCGCAAGCACTATGCCGACAAGCTGATTGCCCAAGGTATTTTGCCGGCTGATGGTGGCGATGCCCTGGTCGCAGCGTTCCGCGACGCGATGGACGAAGGCAAGCTGACTTTCGATCCTGTCATCACCAATTTCAAGAGCAAGTATGCCGTTGACTGGATGCCTTTCCTGAACCGGAAATGGACTGATGCTGCCGATACGGCCGTGCCGCTGACCGAACTCAAACGCCTGGCAACGCGTATCACGACTATTCCTGAAGGCTTCAAGCCGCATGCGCTGGTGGAAAAAGTTCTGAACGACCGCGCAGCTATGGGTCGTGGCGAACTGAATCTGGACTGGGGCATGGGCGAACATCTGGCCTATGCATCACTGGTTGCTTCCGGCTATGCAGTGCGACTGGCCGGGCAGGATGCCGGCCGCGGTACTTTCGTCCATCGTCATGCAGTATTGCACGATCAAAATCGTGAGCGCTGGGATGCCGGCAGCTATGTTCCGCTGCAAAACGTGGCAGATACACAGTCCCCGTTTGTCGTCATCGACTCTGTCTTGTCGGAAGAAGCAGTATTGGGCTTTGAATACGGCTACTCCACAGCAGAACCAAACACGCTGACCATCTGGGAAGCGCAATTCGGCGATTTTGCCAATGGCGCCCAAGTCGTGATCGACCAATTCATCAGCTCCGGCGAAGTGAAATGGGGCCGCGCATCAGGCCTGACGCTGATGCTGCCACATGGTTACGAAGGACAAGGTCCGGAGCATTCCTCGGCGCGTCTGGAACGCTACCTGCAACTGTGCGCGGACAACAACATGCAAGTCGTGCAGCCGACCACTTCAGCGCAGATTTTCCATCTGTTGCGTCGCCAGATGATCCGCCTGTTCCGCAAGCCGCTGATCATCCTGACGCCAAAATCCCTGCTGCGTAACAAGGATGCCGGTTCACCGCTGGCCGATCTGGCCAAGGGTACTTTCCAGACCATCATCGGCGAGCTGGATGAGACGATCGACGCGAAGAAGGTCAAGCGCGTGGTGGCCTGCTCCGGCAAGCTCTACTACGACCTGGTCAATGCGCGCAAGGAACGTGGACAAACCGATACGGCGATCATCCGTGTCGAACAACTCTATCCGTTCCCGCACAAAGCTTTTGCTGCCGCACTCAAACAGTTCCCCAATTTCAACGAATTGGTCTGGGCTCAGGATGAGCCGCAAAATCAGGGTGCCTGGCTGCAAATCCAACACAACATTTTCGAGAACCTGACAGACGGACAAAAACTGGCCTACGCCGGTCGTCCTGCCAGTGCTTCGCCGGCAGTGGGTTATTACGACAAACACTATGCGCAGTTGAAAGCCCTGATCGACACGGCTTTCTCCAAGCTCAAAGGTTTTGTCCTGACCAAATAAATTCATTAATCAATCCCTACTGCGAACGGCGCACCGCCTGGCGGCGCGCCGTGAACGAACAAACTGAACGGAGAATTACATGGCCATAATCGAAGTTAAAGTTCCACAATTGTCGGAATCGGTTGCTGAAGCAACCTTATTGCAATGGCATAAAAAAGTGGGTGACCCTGTCGCCCGCGACGAAAACCTGATTGACGTTGAAACAGATAAAGTCGTGCTGGAACTGCCTGCGCCAAGCGCCGGTGTCGTTACCCAAATCATCCGTCCTGACGGTGCGACTGTAGTCGCTGGCGAAATCATCGCGATCATCGATACCGACGGCGCTGCGCAAATCAGCCCGCTGGAAGTCAAAGCCTTACCGGTTCCACAAGAAGGCCATGCGCCGACACCTGTCGCCGCACCTGAGCTGGCAAGCAAGTCGAATGTCGCCATGCCAGCCGCTGCCAAATTGCTGGCAGATAACAATCTGTCCACTACAGATGTGCTCGGTAGCGGCAAAGATGGCCGCGTGACCAAGGGCGACGTGCTGTCGACTCTTAGTGCTTCTGCTGCGCCAGCCGCCAAGCCGGCACTGCAACAGGTTGCCGCTCCGGTGACGATGGCAGGCCTGCAAAATCGTCCTGAAGAACGTGTTCCGATGAGCCGTCTGCGCGCTCGCGTGGCGGAGCGTTTGATTCAATCGCAATCGACCAACGCCATCCTGACGACGTTTAACGAAATCAACATGCAGCCTGTGATTGATCTGCGCAACAAGTACAAAGACAAATTTGAAAAAGAGCATGGCGTCAAACTTGGCTTCATGTCTTTCTTCGTCAAGGCCGTCGTTGCTGCGCTGAAAAAATATCCTATCGTCAATGCCTCGGTGGATGGTAACGACATCGTCTACCACGGTTATTTCGACATCGGCGTAGCAGTCGGTTCGCCGCGTGGGTTGGTCGTGCCAGTGCTGCGCGATGCGGATCAGATGTCGATCGCTCAGATCGAAAAGAAGATCGGCGAATTCGGCGCCAAGGCAAAAGACGGCAAGTTGTCTTTGGAAGAAATGACCGGCGGTACTTTCACGGTATCCAACGGCGGCACTTTCGGTTCCATGCTCTCGACACCGATCATCAATCCGCCACAATCGGCCATCCTCGGCATTCATGCCACCAAGGATCGTGCTGTGGTGGAAAATGGCCAGGTCGTCGTTCGTCCGATCAACTTCTTCGCCATGTCTTACGATCACCGCATCATCGATGGTCGTGAAGCGGTATTGTGCCTGGTAGCGATCAAGGAAGCGCTGGAAGATCCAGCGCGTCTGTTGCTCGACATCTAAGCTTAGAACCGCAGGCGCAGGGAAGCAGAGCAGGCGTCAATCGCCACTCTGCTTCCACTGCGCTTTTTGCTTTTTCTTTGCTTTTTTTCGCGGTTTGCGTCTCCAGAGAGACCCTGCACCATTACCTGTATGAGGAAAAAATCATGAGTAAAAATTTTGATGTAGTCGTTATCGGTGGCGGTCCCGGCGGATATGTTGCCGCTATCCGCGCTGCCCAGCTTGGTTTTAGCGTCGCCTGTATCGACGAGTGGAAAAATGAAGCCGGCGGCCCTGCGCCCGGCGGTACTTGCACCAATGTCGGCTGCATCCCGTCCAAAGCCTTGCTGCAATCGTCCGAACATTACGAACACGCCGGGCATGCCTTTGCCGAACACGGTATCGAGGTCAAGGGTCTGAGTCTGAATCTGGGCCAGATGCTGGCGCGCAAGAATACCGTGGTCAAGCAAAACAACGACGGCATTCTTTATCTGCTCAAGAAAAACAAAATCAGCTTTTTCCACGGCCGCGGCGCGTTTGCCAAAGCGAGTGCGGAAGGCTATGAAATCAAGGTCACTGGCAAGGCGGAAGAATCGCTGATCGCCAAGCATGTGATCGTTGCCACCGGTTCCAATGCACGCGCCTTGCCGGGTGCTGCTTTCGACGAACAATTGATTTTGTCGAATACCGGCGCACTTGCGCTGACCGAAGTGCCAAAGAAACTGGGCGTCATCGGTGCCGGCGTGATCGGTCTCGAAATGGGCAGCGTCTGGCGTCGTCTGGGTTCTGACGTGACGATACTGGAAGGGTTGCCGACTTTCCTCGGCGCGGTCGATGAGCAGGTCGCCAAAGAAGCATTCAAGCAGATGACCAAGCAGGGTCTCAAGATTGAACTCGGCGTGAAAATCGGTGATATTAAACCGGGCAAAAAAGACGTGTCGGTGGCTTACGTCGACAGCAAGGGCGCAGCGCAAACGGTTGTGTTTGACAAGCTGATCATTTCGATTGGCCGCACACCTAATACGACGGGTCTGAACGCCGAAGGCGTGGGACTGAAGCTGGACGAGCGCGGTTTCATCGCCGTCGATGACAATTGCAAAACCAATCTGCCGAACGTCTGGGCGGTCGGTGACGTGGTGCGCGGCCCGATGCTGGCGCACAAGGCCGAAGAAGAAGGCGTGGCTGTGGCAGAGCGCATTGCCGGTCAGCATGGTCATGTCAATTTCAACACGGTTCCATGGGTGATCTATACCTCGCCTGAAATCGCGTGGGTCGGCCGTACTGAACAGCAACTGAAGGCAGACGGCGTGGAATACAAAGCCGGAAGCTTCCCGTTCCTGGCCAACGGCCGTGCGCGTGCGCTGGGCGATACCACCGGTTTCGTCAAGTTCCTGGCAGACGCCAAGACCGATGAAATTCTCGGCGTGCACATCATCGGCCCTATGGCTTCGGAATTGATTTCAGAAGCCGTCGTGGCGATGGAATTCCGCGCTTCGGCGGAAGACATTGCCCGTATCTGCCACGCCCATCCTTCGCTGTCGGAAGCGACCAAGGAAGCGGCACTGGCAGTCGATAAGCGCGCATTGAATTTCTGATCGCGTTCATCATCCTGCTTAGTTAAGCGGGGCGGGCAGTGGGGCTGATTCCCCATTGCCCGCCCATTTTGTTTATCGGTTACGAGTCGATATAAGCCGATAATAAGCCGATATAAATCGATAAACGCACCACAGTAAGGACGGCAACCCCACCATGGATGTACGGGAATTTTACGCACAAGCGCTGGCTGAACGCGGCTATGTGTCCGATGCAGCGCAGCAGATGGCGATCGACCGGCTGCAACGCGCCGATGATGAGTGGATTGCCTTCAAGGGGCAGCGTTCCAGCACCTTCAAGCGGCTGATTAATCGCCCGGAAGTCCCGCGCGGTATTTACCTTTGGGGCGGAGTGGGGCGCGGCAAATCGTTTCTGATGGACAGTTTTTATTCGGTAGTGCCGGTGCAGCGCAAGACGCGTTTGCACTTCCATGAATTCATGCGCGCCGTACACCAGCAACTCGATGAACTTAAAGGTATCGCCAATCCGCTGGATGAAGTCGCTATCCGTATAGCGAAAAAATACAGGCTCATTTGTTTTGACGAGTTTCACGTCTCCGACATCGCCGATGCCATGATTTTGTATAACCTCTTGCGCGGCTTGTTCGCCAATGGGGTTTCGTTCGTGATGACCTCCAACTACCATCCCGACACGCTGTATCCCGATGGCTTGCACCGCGATCGCATGTTGCCGACGATTGCCTTGCTCAAGGAGAAGATGGACGTGCTCAACATCGACGCCGGCATCGATTACCGCAAGCGTGCTTTGGCGCAGGTGCAAACCTATCTTTCGCCACTCAATGCGCAGAACGATGAAATCCTGCGTCAGTCGTTCGCCAGTGTGGCCGAGATCGCCGATGAAGATCCGATCATCCGCATCGAGGCGCGGCAAATCAAATCCCTGCGTCGCGCAGGCAGTGCGATCTGGTTCGATTTCGCCACCCTGTGCGGCGGGCCGCGCTCGCAAAACGATTATCTGGAAATCGCCAGCCAGTTTCAAACAGTGGTACTGTCCGGCATCCCGCAGATGTCGGTGGCGATGTCGTCGGAAGCGCGGCGCTTTACCTGGCTCATTGATGTGTTTTACGACCATAAGGTGAAGCTGATCATGTCGGCAGAAGTGCCGCCCGAGCAGCTGTACACTGAGGGCACGCTGGCAAATGAGTTCCACCGTACCGTTTCACGTATCATTGAGATGCAGTCGAAGGAATATCTGGAGGCGGAACGCCGCCATGTCGCCGACACCATTGTTTAACTTTTATTTTTATGTCGCTTTCTGAATGAAAAAACACGATCTGAACCGATTCGTTCCGCTTTGCCTGTTTTTGGCAGGTATGGTTGCCGGCAGCGCCTGCGCGACGGAGAAAGTCCCGCTGGAAACGCCCTCCGTGATCTCTCTCGTGGCGCGTTACCCGACCGGATCGATTACCTCCGTTGCCGTCTCAGAACAAATCCTGACCGAGACGGACAGCGAGCGGCAAGCGCTGGAAATCCGCAACATTCAGAATCAGCGTGCGTGCTATCAGAGATTTTTCGTTTCCTCTTGTCTGAATGACGCCAAGGATATTTACAGCTCGGAAAAGAAAGCCATTCGTGATGTCGAAATCCAGGCCAATTCCTACCAGCGTCAGGCGCGGGTCGATGAGCGCGACAAGGATCTGGCCGATCAGCGCGAGGCCAATGAAGCCGATGCAGCCGACCGCTTGCGTCAGCAGCAGGAAAAAACGGTTTCCAATGCTGCCAAGACCAAGGAAAGCGCACAAAAACTGCAGGATCAGCAAGCCAAGGATCAACAGCCGCAGATTTCCATCGATCAGCGTGTCGCCGAACACAATGCCAAGATCAACGCTATTCGCGCGCAGGAAGCAGCGGACGCATCGCAGCGCGCCAGCAATGTACGCGACTACAACGACAAGGTGAAAGCGGCGGCGGAACACAAGCTCGAAGTGGAGCAAAAGAAGGCGGCAAAGTTAAAAGAAATCGCCCGGAAAAAGGATCAAGAGAAACCGCCCGTTCCTGCTCCGGCGGCCCCCTGATTTCCGTGGCGCACCGTTCCTCGCTGCCAGGTCAATTGCACTGGTCCACTGTCCCGAACCGCTTGTCGGTGTCGGGAGTGAAGCACACACCTCCGTTTTTCCCACCTGCCTGAGCACCCTTATGACCATGACGCACCGGGAAGACATACAGCACCGCATTATTGAACTGGAAGTAGAGCATCGGGACCTCGATGCGGTCATTGAGGTGATGACGCAGGGGATTCGTCCTGAGGAATTACAGTTGCGTCGCCTCAAGAAGCGCAAACTCCAGTTGAAAGATCATATTTCGCTGCTCAAGATGCAGCTGATTCCCGACATTCCTGCCTGAAATGAGCCCGGCGCAAAGATGGCGCATTGCCTGTTCAGTTTCCTATTTCCCGTTATTTTCAGTCGTACTCCGGTATTGACGCCGCTATCTTGACTCAAGACCTCCCACCAGAACAGACTCCCGGCTTGCACGATGCGGAAGTCGATCGTATTTTCGGCGCAGACGGATCGCTAGGCGAAGCCGTGAATGGATTCCGCTCGCGCCGCTCGCAAACTGAA harbors:
- a CDS encoding succinate dehydrogenase iron-sulfur subunit, which produces MTRTLQFKIYRYDPDKDEKPYMQDLTVELKPTDKMLLDALQRIKADVDDSLALRRSCREGVCGSDAMNINGKNGLACTTNLNELTQPIVLKPLPGLPVIRDLIVDMTNFFKQYDSVKPFLINDNVPPEKERLQTPEQREELDGLYECILCACCSTSCPSFWWNPDKFVGPAGLLQAYRFIADSRDEATAERLDNLEDPYRLFRCRSIMNCVDVCPKGLNPNAAIGKIKEMLVRRAV
- a CDS encoding succinate dehydrogenase assembly factor 2, which gives rise to MSVTHQADPLNRARLRWRARRGLLENDLMLTRFLDAHEIEMTDEEVDAFSRLMDMPDNDLMDLLLVRKEPQAALDVPQVHALLKKMRTV
- the gltA gene encoding citrate synthase translates to MPNSDTKATLSFSDGSPSIEFPIYKGTVGPDVIDIRKLYAGTGKFTYDPGFMSTAACNSSITYIDGDKGELLYRGYPIEQLAVNCDFLETCYLLLHSELPNAEQKEEFVKMVTEHTMVHEQMNFFFRGFRRDAHPMAVLTGSVGALSAFYHDSLDITDPYHRDVSAIRMIAKLPTLVAMAYKYTIGQPFVYPRNDLSYSANFMRMMFANPCEEYKINEVLVRALDRILILHADHEQNASTSTVRLAGSSGANPFACIAAGIACLWGPAHGGANEAALTMLEQIGSVDNIPEFISQVKDKNSGVKLMGFGHRVYKNYDPRAKLMRETCYEVLEELGLHDDPLFKLAMALEKIALEDDYFVSRKLYPNVDFYSGIVQRALGIPTSMFTCIFAMARTVGWIAQWKEMISDPEQKIGRPRQLFVGEPHRDVTKITDRA
- a CDS encoding 2-oxoglutarate dehydrogenase E1 component, whose product is MTRIYEQYNANSYLSGGNAPYIEELYEAYLNNPGSVSDSWRTYFDAIQHLPATDGTNKPDVAHAPVIASFAERAKQGPIRTVVASADSEMGRKRVAVTQLIAGYRDMGSRFANLDPLQRQERPHIPELDPSFYGFSDADLDIVFNINNTYFGTETASLRDLLNSLRETYCRSIGAEFTYISDPTEVRWIQERLEPTRSLPAFTVEKKKHILDRLTAAEGLERYLHTRYVGQKRFSLEGGESFIASLDETIQRAGANGVQEIVIGMAHRGRLNVLVNTLGKTPQELFSEFEGHHADDLPAGDVKYHQGFSSDISTPGGPVHLSLAFNPSHLEIVNPVVEGSCKARMERRGDKDGSQVLPILVHGDAAFAGQGVVMETLNLAQTRGYSTGGTVHIVINNQIGFTTSDPRDSRSTLYCSDVVKMIEAPVLHVNGDDPEAVVFATQIAVDYRMTFKKDIVVDIICFRKLGHNEQDTPALTQPLMYKKIAQHPGTRKHYADKLIAQGILPADGGDALVAAFRDAMDEGKLTFDPVITNFKSKYAVDWMPFLNRKWTDAADTAVPLTELKRLATRITTIPEGFKPHALVEKVLNDRAAMGRGELNLDWGMGEHLAYASLVASGYAVRLAGQDAGRGTFVHRHAVLHDQNRERWDAGSYVPLQNVADTQSPFVVIDSVLSEEAVLGFEYGYSTAEPNTLTIWEAQFGDFANGAQVVIDQFISSGEVKWGRASGLTLMLPHGYEGQGPEHSSARLERYLQLCADNNMQVVQPTTSAQIFHLLRRQMIRLFRKPLIILTPKSLLRNKDAGSPLADLAKGTFQTIIGELDETIDAKKVKRVVACSGKLYYDLVNARKERGQTDTAIIRVEQLYPFPHKAFAAALKQFPNFNELVWAQDEPQNQGAWLQIQHNIFENLTDGQKLAYAGRPASASPAVGYYDKHYAQLKALIDTAFSKLKGFVLTK
- the odhB gene encoding 2-oxoglutarate dehydrogenase complex dihydrolipoyllysine-residue succinyltransferase, which gives rise to MAIIEVKVPQLSESVAEATLLQWHKKVGDPVARDENLIDVETDKVVLELPAPSAGVVTQIIRPDGATVVAGEIIAIIDTDGAAQISPLEVKALPVPQEGHAPTPVAAPELASKSNVAMPAAAKLLADNNLSTTDVLGSGKDGRVTKGDVLSTLSASAAPAAKPALQQVAAPVTMAGLQNRPEERVPMSRLRARVAERLIQSQSTNAILTTFNEINMQPVIDLRNKYKDKFEKEHGVKLGFMSFFVKAVVAALKKYPIVNASVDGNDIVYHGYFDIGVAVGSPRGLVVPVLRDADQMSIAQIEKKIGEFGAKAKDGKLSLEEMTGGTFTVSNGGTFGSMLSTPIINPPQSAILGIHATKDRAVVENGQVVVRPINFFAMSYDHRIIDGREAVLCLVAIKEALEDPARLLLDI
- the lpdA gene encoding dihydrolipoyl dehydrogenase; this translates as MSKNFDVVVIGGGPGGYVAAIRAAQLGFSVACIDEWKNEAGGPAPGGTCTNVGCIPSKALLQSSEHYEHAGHAFAEHGIEVKGLSLNLGQMLARKNTVVKQNNDGILYLLKKNKISFFHGRGAFAKASAEGYEIKVTGKAEESLIAKHVIVATGSNARALPGAAFDEQLILSNTGALALTEVPKKLGVIGAGVIGLEMGSVWRRLGSDVTILEGLPTFLGAVDEQVAKEAFKQMTKQGLKIELGVKIGDIKPGKKDVSVAYVDSKGAAQTVVFDKLIISIGRTPNTTGLNAEGVGLKLDERGFIAVDDNCKTNLPNVWAVGDVVRGPMLAHKAEEEGVAVAERIAGQHGHVNFNTVPWVIYTSPEIAWVGRTEQQLKADGVEYKAGSFPFLANGRARALGDTTGFVKFLADAKTDEILGVHIIGPMASELISEAVVAMEFRASAEDIARICHAHPSLSEATKEAALAVDKRALNF
- the zapE gene encoding cell division protein ZapE, with translation MDVREFYAQALAERGYVSDAAQQMAIDRLQRADDEWIAFKGQRSSTFKRLINRPEVPRGIYLWGGVGRGKSFLMDSFYSVVPVQRKTRLHFHEFMRAVHQQLDELKGIANPLDEVAIRIAKKYRLICFDEFHVSDIADAMILYNLLRGLFANGVSFVMTSNYHPDTLYPDGLHRDRMLPTIALLKEKMDVLNIDAGIDYRKRALAQVQTYLSPLNAQNDEILRQSFASVAEIADEDPIIRIEARQIKSLRRAGSAIWFDFATLCGGPRSQNDYLEIASQFQTVVLSGIPQMSVAMSSEARRFTWLIDVFYDHKVKLIMSAEVPPEQLYTEGTLANEFHRTVSRIIEMQSKEYLEAERRHVADTIV
- a CDS encoding YdcH family protein, with translation MTMTHREDIQHRIIELEVEHRDLDAVIEVMTQGIRPEELQLRRLKKRKLQLKDHISLLKMQLIPDIPA